The Dehalococcoidia bacterium genome window below encodes:
- a CDS encoding YihY/virulence factor BrkB family protein, which produces MFLVRFVLWFLRFTGDITNEFIEKNVPFMCASISFYAFFSLFPLLLGLIMIFSIFLGIQGFEQTLIDSLKNVIPIFDEQDDEFLKSFFDSLTSNRLATSTLAGIGLLFASSAVFGTIRKSINFIWEIDKKRTFFQERRIDFSMLFIASFLLISSFVLTTGLSFLSELVSITFPDSPLIDQNIWNRLALLVPPLLTFLVFIICYWWLPNIELSFFSVFPAAILATLAEEINKMIFILYLRNFSGISGSIYGGVSAIIVLMAFIYLSSIILLIGAQISARNTVYLNIRKQNIQNKKLESSIERLS; this is translated from the coding sequence ATGTTCTTAGTACGTTTTGTACTGTGGTTTCTAAGATTTACTGGGGATATAACCAATGAATTTATTGAAAAAAATGTTCCTTTTATGTGTGCATCTATATCTTTTTATGCTTTTTTTTCACTATTTCCTTTACTACTTGGATTAATAATGATTTTCTCAATTTTCTTAGGAATTCAAGGATTTGAGCAAACTCTAATTGATTCTTTGAAAAATGTTATTCCAATTTTTGACGAACAAGATGATGAATTCTTAAAATCTTTTTTTGATAGCCTTACATCAAATAGATTAGCTACAAGTACTCTTGCTGGAATAGGTCTACTTTTTGCTTCTAGTGCAGTTTTTGGGACAATTAGAAAAAGTATTAATTTTATTTGGGAAATCGATAAAAAGAGAACTTTTTTTCAAGAAAGAAGAATAGATTTTTCTATGTTATTTATTGCTTCTTTTTTATTGATTAGCTCTTTTGTATTAACCACAGGCCTAAGTTTTTTGAGTGAACTGGTTTCTATCACATTCCCAGACTCTCCTCTGATTGATCAAAATATTTGGAATAGATTAGCTTTATTAGTTCCTCCTTTATTAACATTTTTAGTTTTTATTATTTGTTATTGGTGGCTTCCTAATATCGAATTATCATTTTTTTCTGTCTTTCCTGCTGCAATTCTTGCTACTTTAGCTGAAGAAATTAATAAAATGATTTTTATTTTATATCTTAGAAATTTTAGTGGGATTTCAGGTTCTATCTATGGAGGGGTAAGTGCAATTATAGTTTTGATGGCATTTATATATTTATCTTCAATTATTCTTCTTATTGGTGCTCAAATATCTGCAAGAAATACAGTTTATCTTAATATAAGAAAGCAAAATATACAGAACAAAAAGTTAGAATCAAGTATAGAAAGACTTTCCTAA
- the ileS gene encoding isoleucine--tRNA ligase: protein MENKKYYPEINSSISLPEIEEKILNKWKKENTFSESLELRKKSNEFVFYDGPPFANGLPHYGHLLTGFVKDIIPRYQTMKGNKVDRRFGWDCHGLPAEMESEKELGISGRKQIQDFGVENFNDHCRTSVMRYTKEWEGTVGRQARWVDFENDYKTMDLSYMESVIWAFKQLWDKGLVYEKDRVMPYSWKAETPLSNFETRLDDSYRERKDPAVTVKFEILDFKLKLNNNKTFLIAWTTTPWTLPSNLACAVGKDIEYCIISLNNENYVIAKSVLENYEKELDGNKIIKHILGSELIGLTYKPLFPYFKNNNNSFRVLEAEFVNTEEGTGIVHMAPGFGEDDQTVCEANGIKLVCPVDDQGKFTQEVPDYEGLQVFEANEKIIQELKQKKLLIKKESYLHNYPHSWRTDEPLIYKSVNSWYVNVSSFKNRMVELNQEINWIPSHIKEGTFGKWLAGARDWSISRNRFWGSPIPVWKSDDPNYPRTDVYGSLDEIENDFGVRPENLHRPFIDNLTRPNPDDPTGKSLMKRVPEVFDCWFESGSMPFAQVHYPFENKDWFESHFPADFIVEYIGQTRGWFYTMMVLSTAIFDKPPFKNSISHGIVLDTKGVKLSKKLRNYPEPEMIWKKYGADSLRWFFSSSPILKGQNLQIDMEGKGIADAQRQIITPLWNAFYFFTLYANAENIKAKENYSSQNSLDRYALLKTKELIEKIDSNLSNYDITSACQSVPEFIDAINNWYIRRSRPRFWKHADDNDSKNAYDTLYTVLLNVTKALSPLIPLIAEEIYTKLTKLKSVHLSDWPSIELFPNDKEFLKKMDIVREISSAGLAIRKSNNIRVRQPLHELTIVGDNSEWIKDFENYITDEVNIKRIKITDSSDSLYKNKIKINLRKLGPKLGKDVGKFMQAANNDEWIMNENKSITILDKTFLEDEYILEKESLPGTETRDIDSGNIIVSLNINIDEKLEIEGIARDILRAVQNKRKDMDLDISDMITINIFGESKINKSVEFYKEYIATNSLAKDIIFKDNDQSEKIKISDNNEIFLYIIKV, encoded by the coding sequence ATAGAAAATAAAAAATACTATCCAGAAATTAATTCCTCTATTTCTTTACCTGAAATTGAGGAAAAAATATTGAATAAATGGAAAAAAGAAAACACTTTTTCTGAATCTTTGGAGTTAAGAAAAAAATCTAATGAGTTTGTATTTTATGACGGACCTCCTTTTGCTAACGGTCTTCCCCATTATGGCCATCTACTTACAGGATTTGTAAAAGATATTATCCCAAGATATCAAACTATGAAAGGTAACAAGGTAGATAGAAGATTTGGCTGGGATTGCCACGGTCTACCAGCAGAAATGGAATCTGAAAAAGAATTAGGTATTTCTGGAAGAAAACAAATCCAAGATTTTGGAGTTGAAAATTTTAATGATCATTGCAGAACCTCAGTGATGCGTTATACAAAAGAATGGGAAGGAACTGTTGGAAGGCAAGCTAGATGGGTTGATTTTGAAAATGACTATAAAACAATGGATCTTAGCTATATGGAATCTGTTATTTGGGCATTTAAGCAACTTTGGGATAAAGGATTAGTTTATGAAAAAGATAGAGTCATGCCATATTCTTGGAAAGCAGAAACTCCACTTTCTAATTTTGAGACCCGTTTGGATGATTCATATAGAGAAAGAAAGGATCCTGCAGTAACTGTAAAGTTCGAGATTTTAGATTTCAAACTAAAACTAAATAATAATAAAACCTTTCTAATTGCATGGACTACTACTCCTTGGACGCTTCCTTCCAATTTAGCTTGTGCTGTAGGAAAAGATATTGAATACTGCATAATATCTTTGAATAATGAAAATTATGTGATAGCAAAATCTGTTCTAGAGAACTATGAAAAAGAGTTAGATGGAAATAAAATTATTAAACATATATTAGGATCAGAATTAATAGGATTGACTTACAAACCTTTATTTCCTTATTTTAAGAATAATAATAATTCATTTAGAGTTCTAGAAGCAGAGTTTGTTAATACCGAAGAAGGCACAGGAATTGTTCATATGGCACCTGGCTTTGGAGAAGATGACCAAACAGTATGCGAAGCTAATGGAATTAAATTAGTTTGTCCAGTCGATGATCAAGGAAAATTTACACAGGAAGTTCCAGATTATGAAGGACTACAAGTATTTGAAGCTAATGAAAAAATAATTCAAGAGCTTAAACAAAAAAAATTATTAATAAAAAAAGAATCATATCTGCATAACTATCCTCATAGCTGGAGAACAGATGAACCATTAATATATAAATCAGTTAATTCTTGGTATGTAAATGTTTCGTCATTCAAAAATAGGATGGTTGAATTAAATCAAGAAATAAACTGGATCCCTAGTCATATAAAAGAAGGTACGTTTGGAAAATGGTTAGCAGGTGCTAGAGATTGGTCTATAAGCAGAAATAGGTTTTGGGGCTCTCCAATTCCAGTTTGGAAATCTGATGATCCTAATTATCCAAGAACAGATGTTTATGGAAGCTTAGATGAAATAGAAAATGATTTTGGAGTTAGGCCTGAAAATCTACATAGGCCTTTTATAGATAATTTGACAAGACCTAATCCTGATGATCCAACAGGAAAAAGCCTAATGAAGAGAGTTCCAGAAGTTTTTGATTGTTGGTTTGAATCAGGTTCAATGCCATTTGCTCAAGTTCATTATCCTTTTGAAAATAAAGATTGGTTTGAATCACATTTTCCTGCTGATTTTATTGTGGAGTACATTGGTCAAACTAGAGGCTGGTTTTATACAATGATGGTATTAAGTACAGCAATTTTTGACAAACCTCCTTTCAAGAATTCAATCAGTCATGGAATAGTTCTTGATACAAAAGGTGTAAAACTTTCAAAGAAATTAAGAAATTATCCTGAACCAGAAATGATTTGGAAAAAATATGGAGCTGACTCTCTTAGATGGTTCTTTTCCTCTTCTCCTATACTTAAAGGGCAAAACTTACAGATAGATATGGAAGGGAAGGGAATAGCAGATGCACAAAGACAAATTATTACACCTTTGTGGAATGCTTTTTACTTTTTTACCCTTTATGCAAATGCAGAAAATATAAAAGCAAAAGAAAATTATTCGTCTCAAAATTCTTTGGATAGATATGCATTATTGAAAACTAAAGAACTGATTGAAAAGATTGATTCTAATTTATCTAACTATGATATTACTTCAGCTTGCCAATCTGTTCCTGAATTTATAGATGCGATAAATAATTGGTATATCAGAAGAAGTAGGCCAAGATTTTGGAAACATGCTGATGATAATGATTCTAAAAATGCCTATGACACTTTGTATACTGTACTTCTAAACGTGACTAAAGCGCTTTCTCCCCTAATTCCACTCATAGCTGAAGAAATATATACCAAGCTTACTAAACTAAAAAGTGTTCATCTTAGTGATTGGCCTTCTATAGAACTCTTTCCAAATGATAAGGAATTTCTCAAAAAAATGGACATAGTAAGAGAAATTTCTTCTGCAGGACTAGCAATAAGAAAATCTAATAATATAAGAGTTAGGCAACCATTACATGAACTAACAATAGTTGGAGATAATTCAGAATGGATAAAAGATTTTGAAAATTATATTACTGATGAGGTCAATATTAAAAGAATTAAGATTACTGATAGCTCTGATTCTTTATACAAAAACAAAATTAAGATTAATCTAAGAAAGCTAGGCCCTAAGCTTGGAAAAGATGTAGGTAAATTTATGCAAGCAGCAAATAATGATGAATGGATAATGAATGAAAATAAATCTATAACTATTTTAGATAAAACATTTTTAGAGGATGAATATATTCTTGAAAAAGAATCCCTACCTGGAACTGAAACAAGAGATATTGATAGTGGTAATATAATAGTTTCTTTGAATATAAATATAGATGAGAAATTAGAAATTGAGGGTATAGCTAGAGATATTCTAAGAGCAGTTCAAAATAAAAGAAAAGATATGGATCTTGATATATCAGATATGATTACAATTAATATTTTTGGAGAATCTAAAATAAATAAAAGTGTCGAGTTCTATAAAGAATATATTGCAACTAACTCATTAGCAAAAGATATAATTTTTAAAGATAATGATCAAAGCGAAAAAATTAAGATTTCAGATAATAATGAAATTTTTCTCTATATAATTAAGGTTTAG
- a CDS encoding amidohydrolase family protein → MNIDSLTHILPKEISSEISKFQKLDQKFKELFNEKTKISDADNLVNKLKDCEINKAVVGGFGWTSDEITKLCNDYIIESASKFEEIIPICSVNIYSKNTESKILNYINRGAKGIGELHFNYDEEIEENKVLKNTLRIALEYNLPTIVHASEPLGHSYSGKGTNVPEKLYSLAKQNPENKFIFSHFGGGLVFYEQMPEVKEVLKNVYYDSAAQPFLYSRKVYKTSILCSNINKILFASDFPLINFSRCLSGLSDLSDTEKKHILSYNPISVFNL, encoded by the coding sequence ATGAATATAGATTCACTCACACATATTTTACCTAAGGAAATTTCTTCAGAAATTTCTAAGTTTCAAAAACTAGATCAAAAATTCAAAGAGCTTTTCAATGAAAAAACTAAAATATCAGACGCTGATAACTTGGTAAATAAACTAAAAGATTGTGAAATAAATAAAGCAGTAGTTGGTGGTTTTGGTTGGACAAGTGATGAAATTACAAAATTATGTAATGACTACATAATAGAATCAGCCAGTAAATTTGAAGAAATAATCCCAATATGTTCTGTAAATATTTACTCAAAAAACACTGAATCTAAAATCTTAAATTATATTAACAGAGGAGCAAAAGGAATTGGTGAATTACACTTTAATTATGATGAAGAAATAGAAGAAAACAAAGTACTTAAAAATACTCTGAGGATTGCACTAGAATATAATCTACCTACCATTGTTCATGCATCTGAACCACTAGGTCACTCATACTCAGGCAAAGGGACAAATGTTCCGGAAAAGTTATATTCTTTAGCAAAACAAAATCCAGAAAATAAATTTATTTTCTCACATTTTGGAGGAGGTTTAGTTTTTTACGAACAGATGCCTGAAGTAAAAGAAGTATTAAAAAATGTTTATTACGATTCTGCAGCTCAACCTTTTCTTTATAGCAGAAAGGTATATAAAACTTCTATTTTATGTTCAAATATAAATAAAATTCTTTTTGCTTCAGATTTTCCATTAATAAATTTCTCAAGATGCCTTTCAGGGCTGAGTGACTTATCTGATACCGAAAAAAAACATATTCTATCTTATAATCCAATATCAGTATTCAATTTATAA
- a CDS encoding DUF362 domain-containing protein — translation MTNKKIDRREFGKVFISKTSPNFVIGDYAKLLADTKIQNFIDDKLKTLIKANISWQHYFPACSTAPWQLDGVIRGLRSLGISNLEVAHNGTVVVNAREGQENNGFLKIEKDLSIKSTVLDDPGQEWINYVPKNKMIVLNKIYPEGIMIPRKLLETNIIHLPTVKTHVFTTITGAMKNAFGGLLHKNRHWAHADIHNTLVDLLTIQYEIHNNVFAVMDGTFAGDGPGPRAMNFKTKNMIFASYDQVAIDSISAKLMGFDPLKIPKLRIAHEKGLGIANPNEIKVIGENINKINWNFSKNKNTFASKIQKYIYWGPLKPFEKLLLRTPMVNVAYLASNLYHNTFWLRFIGKSRIKKAFKTQWGNLLVNYKISKP, via the coding sequence ATGACAAATAAAAAAATTGATAGAAGAGAATTTGGTAAAGTTTTTATATCAAAAACATCTCCAAATTTTGTAATAGGTGATTATGCTAAATTATTGGCAGATACTAAAATTCAAAATTTTATAGATGATAAATTAAAAACATTAATTAAAGCTAATATTTCATGGCAACATTATTTTCCAGCTTGTTCAACAGCACCTTGGCAGCTTGATGGAGTTATAAGAGGCCTGAGAAGTTTAGGAATTTCTAACTTAGAGGTAGCACACAATGGAACAGTTGTTGTAAATGCTAGGGAAGGCCAAGAAAATAATGGATTCTTAAAAATAGAAAAAGATTTATCTATTAAAAGTACTGTATTAGATGATCCTGGCCAAGAGTGGATTAATTATGTTCCTAAAAATAAAATGATTGTCTTAAATAAGATCTACCCTGAAGGAATAATGATCCCTCGAAAACTTTTAGAAACAAATATTATCCATCTTCCTACAGTTAAAACACATGTTTTCACTACAATTACTGGTGCTATGAAAAATGCATTTGGGGGCTTGCTTCATAAAAATAGGCATTGGGCTCATGCGGATATTCATAATACACTAGTTGATTTACTCACTATTCAGTATGAGATTCATAATAATGTATTTGCAGTTATGGATGGAACATTTGCAGGAGACGGACCTGGCCCTAGGGCAATGAACTTTAAGACTAAAAATATGATATTCGCATCTTATGACCAAGTTGCAATTGATTCTATTTCTGCAAAGCTGATGGGTTTTGATCCTTTGAAAATACCAAAACTTAGAATTGCTCATGAAAAGGGCCTTGGTATAGCTAATCCAAATGAAATTAAGGTGATTGGAGAAAACATTAATAAGATAAATTGGAATTTTTCTAAAAATAAAAATACATTTGCTAGTAAAATTCAAAAGTATATTTATTGGGGGCCTTTGAAACCTTTTGAAAAACTATTATTGAGAACTCCAATGGTAAACGTAGCATACTTGGCTTCAAATCTTTATCACAACACTTTTTGGCTTAGATTTATAGGAAAAAGTAGAATAAAAAAAGCATTTAAAACCCAATGGGGTAACTTATTAGTTAATTATAAAATTTCGAAACCCTAA
- a CDS encoding FAD-dependent oxidoreductase, with product MSILNKVDLLIAGQGAAGFSAGLYAARYQMSTAIIGEEFGGETAIGGLIENYPGNNDIDGFDLMLEFKNQVTNLDVPIIEQNLKSITKKNKSFLCQLYDGSTIEAKTIILAIGRERRKLELENEEKWTGKGISYCSTCDAPLYRNKELAVVVGGGNAAVEGAILIAKYAKKVFLVYRGEKLWRPEPILLDTLEKTDNVDVLLKNNVTKLIGSDFGGLEEIELENKYNNQNRFKIDGLMIEAGADPRVEIPISLGINLDDETNEVAVDKDQKTNVSGIFAAGDITNGSNLKQTITAASQGAISALSAYNYCLENK from the coding sequence ATGAGTATATTAAATAAAGTCGATTTATTAATAGCTGGTCAAGGAGCAGCAGGCTTTTCAGCTGGTTTATATGCAGCTAGATATCAAATGAGTACTGCTATTATTGGTGAAGAGTTTGGTGGAGAAACAGCAATAGGAGGATTAATAGAAAATTATCCTGGTAATAACGATATTGATGGATTTGACTTGATGCTTGAATTTAAAAATCAAGTAACAAATTTAGATGTCCCTATAATTGAACAAAACCTAAAATCAATTACTAAAAAGAATAAATCTTTTTTATGCCAGTTATATGATGGCTCAACAATCGAGGCTAAAACAATTATATTAGCGATAGGCAGGGAAAGAAGAAAACTAGAGCTTGAAAACGAAGAGAAGTGGACTGGTAAAGGTATTTCTTACTGTTCAACTTGTGATGCTCCTCTTTATAGAAATAAAGAATTAGCTGTTGTAGTGGGAGGCGGAAATGCTGCGGTAGAAGGTGCTATTCTTATTGCAAAATATGCTAAAAAAGTTTTTCTGGTTTACAGAGGAGAAAAGCTTTGGAGACCAGAACCTATACTTTTGGATACTTTAGAAAAAACTGATAATGTAGATGTTCTGTTAAAGAATAATGTAACTAAACTTATAGGATCAGATTTTGGTGGATTAGAAGAAATAGAATTAGAAAATAAATACAATAACCAAAATAGATTTAAAATCGATGGTTTAATGATTGAGGCTGGAGCAGATCCAAGAGTAGAAATCCCTATATCACTAGGAATAAATCTAGATGATGAAACAAACGAAGTAGCTGTTGACAAAGATCAAAAGACAAATGTATCTGGAATATTCGCAGCTGGAGATATCACTAATGGTTCTAATTTAAAGCAAACTATAACAGCTGCTTCACAAGGAGCTATTTCTGCACTTAGTGCATATAATTACTGCCTAGAAAATAAGTGA
- the argJ gene encoding bifunctional glutamate N-acetyltransferase/amino-acid acetyltransferase ArgJ: protein MESKIRINDVGDICSPKGFLSGSIFSGIKSPGQDKRDIGIIFSETECVSAGTFTQNSVVSPSVTWTKEINSDGNIRAIVANSGCANCAVGEQGLIDAKEMASITSNALDINENQVAVASTGIIGVELPMALMRKFIPQIKLDKNDGNGFARSILTTDTKTKEISVSFQIDGMEINVAGVAKGSGMIHPNMATMLAFITTDANIEKKILQNSLNNSVAKSFNQISVDGDQSTNDTVLVLANGLAKNKKIISSNDSKKFSEALDIVCVFLAKEIAKDGEGNTRLIEATVSGAKTTEDARLAARYVVNSNLVKTAVYGRDPNWGRIIMAVGASQIPIDESKIEIFVNDIQIVSEGIAISYNHQSIVIAMSEEIIRFNINLNIGSNSGVAWGSELTEEYVVFNSAYTT from the coding sequence ATGGAATCTAAAATTAGGATAAACGATGTAGGAGATATATGCTCTCCAAAAGGATTTTTATCTGGTTCTATATTTTCTGGAATTAAATCTCCTGGCCAGGATAAAAGGGACATAGGAATTATATTTTCCGAAACTGAATGTGTTAGTGCAGGTACATTTACTCAAAATTCAGTGGTTTCTCCATCTGTAACTTGGACTAAAGAAATTAATTCAGATGGAAATATAAGAGCTATTGTAGCAAATTCAGGCTGTGCTAATTGCGCTGTTGGTGAACAAGGGTTAATAGATGCCAAAGAAATGGCTTCTATAACCTCTAATGCGTTGGATATAAATGAAAATCAAGTAGCAGTAGCTTCAACTGGAATAATTGGAGTAGAACTGCCAATGGCTTTGATGAGAAAATTCATACCTCAAATAAAATTAGATAAAAATGATGGTAATGGATTTGCTAGGTCAATACTTACTACTGACACAAAAACTAAAGAAATTTCTGTTTCCTTTCAAATCGATGGTATGGAAATTAATGTAGCTGGGGTAGCTAAAGGATCTGGTATGATACATCCAAATATGGCTACTATGCTGGCATTTATAACAACTGATGCTAATATTGAAAAAAAAATATTACAAAATTCCCTCAACAATTCTGTTGCAAAATCTTTTAATCAAATAAGTGTTGATGGGGATCAATCAACTAACGATACAGTATTAGTGTTAGCTAATGGTCTTGCCAAGAATAAAAAGATTATATCTTCTAATGATTCAAAAAAGTTCTCTGAAGCCTTAGATATTGTTTGTGTATTTCTAGCAAAAGAAATAGCCAAAGATGGAGAAGGTAATACAAGGCTAATAGAGGCTACAGTTTCAGGAGCAAAAACAACTGAAGATGCAAGACTTGCTGCAAGATATGTCGTAAATTCAAATTTAGTAAAAACTGCTGTTTACGGTAGAGATCCTAATTGGGGAAGAATAATCATGGCAGTAGGAGCTTCTCAGATTCCAATTGATGAATCAAAGATAGAAATTTTTGTTAATGATATTCAAATAGTTTCTGAAGGAATTGCAATTTCTTATAATCACCAAAGTATTGTAATTGCTATGAGTGAAGAAATAATCAGGTTTAATATTAACCTGAATATTGGCTCTAATTCTGGAGTAGCTTGGGGTAGTGAATTGACAGAAGAATACGTAGTTTTTAATTCAGCTTATACAACATAA
- the argB gene encoding acetylglutamate kinase has product MKNSKNVSVIKIGGSTLGETDSTFEDIITLYKKGWKIVLVHGGGKEISNWINKQGIEPLFVDGLRVTDKQTLDVALAVLSGKINSEIVSEFQNRGANAVGLSGSSGILNAEKLNQKLGFVGKIVSCNTDLLNNLLDNGYLPVVSPMALSIDSKNQIYNTNADTAAGVIARELGADNIIFQTDVPGVFDTNKRVIPQMTKKQALDLIDSGIVQGGMIPKIKSCIEALSAVNVGRIIDGRNSGALLTAFTNGDIGTRIV; this is encoded by the coding sequence ATGAAAAATTCAAAAAATGTTTCAGTAATAAAAATAGGAGGATCAACTCTAGGTGAAACTGATAGTACTTTTGAAGACATAATTACTTTGTATAAAAAAGGATGGAAAATAGTTTTAGTTCATGGTGGAGGAAAAGAAATTTCTAACTGGATTAATAAGCAAGGTATAGAGCCTCTATTTGTAGATGGTCTTAGAGTCACAGATAAGCAAACTCTAGATGTAGCCTTAGCTGTTCTTTCAGGAAAAATAAACTCTGAAATAGTCTCAGAGTTTCAAAACCGAGGAGCTAATGCTGTGGGTTTATCAGGTTCTTCAGGTATTCTAAATGCGGAAAAACTGAATCAGAAACTAGGATTTGTGGGTAAAATTGTTAGTTGTAATACAGATTTGTTAAATAATCTTTTAGATAATGGATACCTTCCTGTTGTTTCACCAATGGCATTATCAATTGATTCAAAAAATCAAATTTATAATACAAACGCAGATACTGCTGCAGGAGTCATAGCTAGAGAACTTGGTGCGGACAATATTATATTTCAAACTGATGTTCCAGGAGTTTTTGATACAAATAAAAGAGTAATACCTCAAATGACAAAAAAACAGGCACTGGACTTAATTGATTCTGGAATTGTTCAAGGAGGTATGATACCTAAAATAAAATCTTGCATAGAAGCTTTATCAGCAGTAAATGTAGGAAGAATTATTGATGGAAGAAACTCTGGAGCGCTGTTAACTGCATTCACTAATGGCGATATTGGTACTAGAATAGTTTAA
- a CDS encoding aspartate aminotransferase family protein, which yields MKSTKEYKDLEKKYYMQVVNRMPPVLVSGKGTVVTDNDGNEYLDFTAGWAVLNLGHSHDSVTEAIKDQAGKILQMSNLYYTTPQLSLAQTIVDNSALDRVFFCNSGAEANEGAAKLARKWGKKNLNGAFDIITTLNSFHGRTQAMMAATGQPHYQDNWRPLMPGFVNVEYNNLQHIVDAYTDNTCAVMIEPVQGEGGVNVPDPDYLRSVQEFCKSKNILFILDEVQTGMGRLGTLFGYQRFQGVEPDVMTLAKALGSGAPLGAFCSKEFCSVLEPGDHGSTFGGNALTTSAGAAAAEFMVKNNIPETALESGKYMMDKLSVLMKKFDFISEIRGMGLLIGIEMNQDVSGEIVGKALEKGLLINAVRPNMIRFMPPLNVSIEEIDQAIEVISEILEDY from the coding sequence ATGAAATCGACCAAAGAATACAAAGATCTCGAAAAAAAATATTATATGCAAGTTGTTAATAGAATGCCTCCAGTTCTTGTAAGCGGGAAGGGAACCGTAGTAACTGATAATGATGGAAATGAATACTTGGACTTTACTGCTGGTTGGGCTGTATTAAACTTAGGGCATTCTCATGATTCAGTTACAGAAGCAATTAAGGATCAAGCTGGTAAGATACTCCAAATGAGCAATTTATATTATACAACTCCACAGCTTTCCTTGGCTCAAACTATAGTTGATAACTCTGCGTTAGACAGGGTTTTCTTTTGTAACTCAGGCGCAGAAGCAAATGAAGGAGCAGCTAAACTAGCTAGAAAATGGGGTAAGAAAAATCTTAATGGTGCATTTGACATAATTACTACATTAAATTCATTTCATGGAAGAACTCAAGCAATGATGGCAGCAACAGGACAGCCTCACTATCAAGATAATTGGAGGCCTTTGATGCCGGGTTTTGTAAATGTAGAATATAATAATTTGCAGCATATAGTGGATGCTTATACAGACAACACTTGTGCAGTTATGATTGAACCTGTTCAAGGGGAAGGTGGTGTAAATGTACCAGATCCTGACTATCTAAGATCTGTTCAAGAATTCTGTAAATCTAAAAACATACTCTTTATTTTGGATGAAGTTCAAACAGGAATGGGCAGATTAGGAACTTTATTTGGTTATCAAAGATTTCAAGGCGTTGAACCTGATGTAATGACATTAGCTAAAGCTTTAGGTTCAGGAGCTCCACTAGGAGCATTTTGTTCCAAAGAATTTTGTTCTGTGCTAGAACCAGGAGATCATGGATCAACTTTTGGAGGAAATGCATTAACTACTTCAGCAGGAGCTGCTGCAGCAGAATTTATGGTTAAGAATAACATTCCTGAAACTGCTCTTGAGTCTGGAAAATATATGATGGATAAACTTAGTGTCTTAATGAAAAAATTTGATTTCATTTCTGAAATTAGAGGTATGGGACTACTCATAGGTATAGAAATGAATCAAGATGTCTCTGGGGAGATAGTTGGTAAGGCACTTGAAAAGGGTCTGCTAATAAATGCTGTAAGGCCTAATATGATAAGATTTATGCCCCCTTTGAATGTTTCAATAGAAGAAATAGATCAAGCCATTGAAGTTATAAGTGAAATATTAGAGGATTACTAG